tcttgtagttTTAAGACTGTCATAAAtgtattactttattttttacattattttgtctttattctcatatgactttattcttgtaatgttGATTGTCatcattttttactttattcttatattattttaaaaaattctattattttggctttattctcgtaattttatgactttattttcatattccaattttttttcttattattttgactttattcttttaattgtattttattttcacatgattatgattttttttcttactattttgactttattccagtatgattttattgaaattttatgaatttattttcagaattaaattttttttttctcttcattttgtcCCAATACTCAGAACGCTGCATTGATCAGAAAATTTAttagaaacaaaagcaaagattgtgaaaatatatatttatatttaattaagtaataaaataagattaaatttatgtttatgtacagatttaattttaatattggaTTTGATTAAATGAAGCaaaattaaaggtttttacACGTCTTCACCAGAAGGGGGCGGCATTGACAGATAACCAAGTTCAATCCAAATAtttccattaaaatacatttccatATTCAGtctaattaatttaataaacaattcTATTTAAAGAACAGAAACCCTCTTTATGAAAGATGCCAGTAATTTCCTTCCCTCTTGTCTTCCTGCAGAGCTGTGACGCTCAGCGGAGGCCTGCAGCATCTAAACTCACCACATgctctaaacatttttcctccAGACAAAAGAGACTTTGGGTCTTAGAGAAACATCCGCTTCTGATTAAAGCCAGCCCGCCTCCTGCTTCGTCCTTTTTCAGTCGACTCCGCAGCGCTCTGGGGCCGCCGTCGGGTTCGCCTTTACCACAAATCACCCAGACTGATGTGTTTGTTAAAGTGACACCATATTGTTGTTTCTTATTCCaggaaaaaattaacaaatgatCCTGAAGCACATTTTCTGACACTCGTACCGGCAGGATGTGTGTTGTGCTTTTAGCTGCTGAAACATTGAGGTTCCTGCTGTGTTTGCACGCCATTGACTGAGTCAACgccaaacacaaaaaaaaccctgagaaAGCCAACAAACGCACAGCAGGCGCACATGTGGTGGTGAAGGATTCCTCGTTGCCTTGCCTCAAATCGTCTGGGAGGAAATTCCCAGATATGCaattcattcaggtttcataTCTGGttcattcactgcaaaaactaccaagtatttctggtctaatatctagtgaaaatatcttagtacaaatagaacaaaactaataagtaacttttcagacagaaataggagcttgtttagaGTAAATAATACCcataatattgattaaaaagtagtAGTTCCATTGGAAAactatttaatttataacattggtaaaatgtcttattaaaagtgaaataatctgccaatggaagtagtactttttaatcaatattaagtcattattggtttaaaacaagcgaatatatcttgctgaaaagttacttgtatgttagtttAGTGTTATTcaaagtgtactaagatatttgcactatataaactagactaaaaatagttggtaagatttagtgtttttgaagtgtaatcaaattaaattaaattaaatcacagCAGATAAAACAGACTTTCCCCCTTAACAAACCCTTTCTGTTATTAGTTCAGTCATTTTTGCACATAGAAACCGTCACTAgagctttttttctgcagactataaaaatacatcctgAATTAAAACCTGACCGCTCTCCCTTGTAatataaataatgttaaatCAGAATACCCAGTGAACTGCAGGCTGTAGGGTAAAGTTACACTCTCTCCCTTTCCTTggtctcttctttttctctgatCTCCCTGTAACATGTGAGGCCATCATTTGATCTACAGCACCCGACATCTGGAGCGATCCTCCCCCCAGAACACCTGGTTTCAATCCGGGCCACCGACAGAAACAGTCATTTGTGTCTAGAAACCAGAACCTTAATTTCTTTGTTCGCTCGCTCTGTCGTTGCCTCTGAGGATATTTGTTATGTTAAAGTCCAAAACCAGCTTTCCTGCAGCGAACAGATGGGAGAATAATTAGACCCGGTTATCAGCGAGTCCGTGAAAATTACAGAGTATGATTTTCAAGGTGATTTGTGAGTAATTCTGGCACTTTTGCTGCTAATTAAAGCGACTCGGTTCAGTATGTTTAAGATTGAACCTTCAActgtgtaataataataatgttgttcTTGCTACATAATGCTGCCCATACTTCCCCAGAACTTAGAGAGGAATTTTAAGGAATTTACAAGATAATTTCTTGAAACTTTCCTTTAACTGACCGAGTACTTTACTGGAATGTATTGGGCATTTTTAGGAATTGGGATGCAGCTGtatttctattacaaatgtacgtaaaactttgtcgatattccgcTAATGACGAAAAATTTAACATTGCAGTTGCagtgtttcaattaaaataagaaacacaactaaaatcacacatgaataagtttattCGCAgaataagtcatttaaaaacatcatcctccaactacttcctgttgtcttctttgtcatttttaccaGTAGTAACTTCCAGTTAATGATCACGTGActcatgatgcaaaaaaagtttttattgcagttttgtgaaataaaccaatttctatatggctgaaaaactgcCTCAACATCgcgcaacattttttttttatcagaaaaccTGAGCTTTTTCAttcaattaatttatatttgtaattccaatttccGCAGTTACATaatcaatggaaacgcagcttatATTATGAGATGATGTATAATGATAAAACTCATTAGATACTTTCTTTCGACTTTAAATTTACAGGTTACTGTCGCAAAATTTAACATGCAGGTTACTGAGTACTTtcctaattattttttactattttcaaaaaTCAGGCTAGAATATAAGTTGAGATACTTTCTTAGAATTTACCAAATACTTTCCTACAACTTGCCTGTTACTCACCTAAAATTTACAGGCACTTTTCTGAAATTTACAAGCAATTTGTGGAAATCTTTCTGTATTACATGGTTAcctttaaacttattttatacTTTCCCAGGATTAACAAGGTACTTTCCTagaactttaaataaatattctggctttttttgtataaaaaaaacatactagATTATGAGCTGAAGTATAACTTGGTGCTTTCTGAGAACGTACTGCTTTCCCAAAACTGTAATTTTACTTAATTACCTGAAACTTACCAGATACTTTCCttaatgttacaaaatgtttttctaaaatttacGAAGCATTTCCAAAAACCAGTTTATGTTATAAAGTGACTTGTAATGTGGTACTTCCTAAATTATTCAGCAAGTCTCCTGGTATTTTCAGACAACATGTAATGTTTTTAGAACATGCTAGTACGTAATTCCCTAAATGTACTGATTACTTTCCTGCTAGGTGCCCAGTAACTTTCATAcagaaaaaggtcagaaaaagGGCCACATCAGTTCCAGAAAGTAACCTACTGCACCAATGATAAAGTATATCCTCCATATGTTTTGGCTTTACCATAAAGGTGTTTCATCTCATAAATGTACATAGATTAAATCCAGCAGGAAAACTATTTTACAGGAATCGATGGAATTTGGTTTCTGGCAAAATAGCACATATAATTTGGTGTTGAATAAAAAcgcatttaaaacagaaatgagaacgctgctgctgccaAGTCTCCCCAACACTTCATTATGTCTTTAACAGTTTGGACAAAACACACGGAGAAGCAATAAGCAACATTAAGTGTGAACAGCTTTTTACTGAGaaacttttctttctccaaAATAACAGATGTGTGCATTAAACATAATGCTATATGTGCATAAATATACCTGATACAGAAGCTATAGCTGCATGTTTGACagcaaactttatatttttattgtgatgCAAAACATTAAAGTCCTGTAAACACTGCATAAACCCTTTGTTGCTTTACTGAAAGTCTTTGTCAACAAACGTCTCTCAGCAACATAGGaatggtttcagtttttaacagtttataAAGTTTAAGATGATAAATAAGAGGCTAACCAAACTTAGCATGAcagttctgttttaaaatccaACTCTGTTTATCTTCAACCACttattttttatcagaaaaaaaagttaaaaagttagCCATTAGACAGTCACTGCTTATAATTGCCTATTTTTAAGGTCCAACAATAAATCTTCATTAATATGCAACTACCGTAGAAGCTAATATCCACGGTCTTCCTTATTTTCACTCTTtgggggttcagccaatcagcacacAGGGAAAATAAACGGAACTCCTTCATTGGCTGCAAGCGCCAGCGTATCAACCATGACTTCCAGACACTCTTGACCAAttacaaaatggctgctgttacGTTGGAAAAATATAGATGATGTGGACAAGCTGTTTCCGATCTTCTACTACGATTCAGTTCACTACTTATTGAACACGAAGAGCGCGTACAGCAGATCTTCACGGCCTGAAATCCATCAATCAATGTTTAAACGGCTTTATGAATATCTGCAGAAAAAACTGTAATGACCATACTATCAGCTACTCGGAAGATTTAAAATTGTTCTCATCTCAACAGCAAAACATTACTTCTGCCCAAAGCCAAAGGAAGTTAGAAGCAGTTTTGTAATAATAGGCTCCTATTATTACCACCTCTTTACTTACCCACCTTCAACATTTTACGTCAGTATTCAACAAGTGACACAAAACATGTTACACGCATACAAATCCTAATGAATGGCACttaaatacactgctcaaaaaaataaagggaacacttaaacaacacaatataactccaagtaaatcaaacttctgtgaaatcaaactgtccacttaagaagcaacactgattgacaatcaatttcacctgctgttgtgcaaatggaatagacaacaggtggaaattattggcaattagcaagacacactcaataaaggagtggttctgcagttgggaccacagaccacttctcagtacctatgctgtctggctgatgttttggtcagtttttgaatgttggtggtgctttcacactcgtggtagcatgagacggactccacaacccacacaagtggctcaggtagtgcagctcatccaggatggcacatcaatgcgagctgtggcaagaaggtctGCTGTGTCTGTcggcgtagtgtccagaggctggaggcgctaccaggagacaggccagtacaccaggagacgtggaggaggccgtaggagggcaacaacccagcagcaggaccgctacctccgcctttgtgcaagaaggaacaggaggagcactgccagaaaccctgcaaaatgacctccagcaggccacaaatgtgcatgtgtctgcacaaacggttagaaaccgactccatgaggatggtatgagggcccgacgtccacagatgggggttgtgctcacagcccaacaccatgcaggacgcttggcatttgccagagaacaccaggattggcaaattcgccactggcgccttgtgctcttcacagatgaaagcaggttcacactgagcacatgtgacagacgtgacagagtctggagatgccgtggagagcggtctgctgcctgcaacatccttcagcatgaccggtttggcagtgggtcagtaatggtgtggggtggcatttctttggagggccgcacaaccctccatgtgctcaccagaggtagcctgactgccattaggtaccgagatgagatcctcagaccccttgtgagaccatatgctggtgcggttggccctgggttcctcctattgcaggacaatgctagacctcatgtggctggagtgtgtcagcagttcctgcaagatgaaggcattgaagctatggactggccagcccgttccccagacctgaatccgattgagcacatctgggacatcatgtctcgctccatccaccaacgtcacgttgcaccacagactgtccaggagttggcggatgctttagtccaggtctgggaggagatccctcaggagaccatccgccacctcatcaggagcatgcccaggcgttgtagggaggtcatacaggcacgtggaggccacacacaatactgagcctcattttgacttgttttaaggacattacattaaagttggatcagcgtgtagtgttatttcactttaattttgtgtgtggctccaaatccaggcctccattggttaataaatttgatttccattgatgatttttgtgtgattttgttgtcagcacattcaactttgtacagaacaaagtattcaatgagaatatttctttcaatcagatctaggatgtgttatttgagtgttcccttaatttttttgagcagtgtagtTAGCTAAGTCCTATTGCAGTCCAGGCAGTTCTTCACAATATGAATACATGATATTCAATACATGAATACAtgatattgaagaaaaacaagaaatctgtAAGAATGCTGTTTCAATTCACTTTAGGTGACCAAAAATCTAACAGAGAGAACAAGAACTTATtctgtgtaaataaatgtacatgGCATCTAAACACtgttttcattaatattgactagaatgaacatttttaactatAGAGTAGAACTGAAGCCCTTGTGTACCTTATCTTTAAAGTCATACATACAAAAGATACATTAAATATAATattctgcaataaaaaatatataaaaattgaATTATCAATacattattagaaaataaagcCTATCAATGATTGTTTACATACAATATATTCAAGGCTCACTCACTGTATGCACACAGTCTGACAGATATGAAAACACTCAGATTTTAAATTGGTCACATTTCAACCAGCTGAAGGACTTCAGGAAAAAGCATCACTTGAACAAACTCCCAAAATATAAATGCTTGAACAAGTGGAAAACcattaatttaaagcaaaatttcAGTCAATATTCATACTTTAGTAAAAAGGGATGgtggacaataaatcaacaacaataTCGCTAaagacacgtgatcaatatcaatagataatatgtttgatagaatattcaatatgtagaatattcactgaagtCCGACCCAGAACCGCATAGCATTCTGGGATATGTAGGCAGAGATTTTGAGTTAGCTGCTACCTTAGCTAGCTCTTCAAGCTCTCACAGCTAGCTAAGCTATGTTAGTGGAATCAACTAACACACTCGctctgtggttacctagcaacaacctgctgagtcaCTTGTGCAGCAACAGTTTAAATTTCCGCcactcaaaaaaaaagacaacagcgcgatgtgaaaactgtggataaagtGACGGCATCagtttggcagcatttcagatacttaaaacaaaaaactaattaatgaTTATCGATATTGACTGATATAAAATGCTTATATTATGGTAAGTTTCTCAGCCATATCGTCCAGCACTACTACATAgcacaaaaaaatctttgagttttcacaaaatatttcctGAAAATGGTAGAAATCCATCCTCCTGGATCACAGAGCGACCCAGAGAATTGAAATATTTGTGCCACCCTCTTGTGTTATTTGGTTTACACGTCCTCTGATACAGTCCAGAGTAACATAAACAGCTGTGCCATTCTGGACCTGAAAAGAGGCTCTCAGCCCGATGCTAGTCCACTCGCTGCCTTCAGGCATTGATCCAGACACCTGCTGAGCCACAGGACCGGCCTGCTGACCTCCGACCCTCTGCAGAGTCAGTTTGACTATATTACATGAGTGGATCAGTTTGAGGTTGAGGGCAATGTTTGCTGTACCCTGCTCATGAAAGACGAAGTTCCTTCTGGCGTTTGAGTCCCCAGAGCGAGCCAGATGGACCTGCGGCGTATCCGGGCTGATCTGCTGAAACAACAGCGGTTTATTCCTGACGGCTCCGGAGGGAAGACCGGTCCGTGAAACTGTGGCGGTCAAGGCTGACGACACAGCCGAGGGAATCCAGATCAGACTCAAGATACTGATCCCGGTGCTGTCCCCAAAGTACCGGATATTGCACTGCGACGGAGACGTGATCTCAAAAGTGAGGATGTCTTTGCTCTCTACTGTCACTGCGCCAGAGAGCGCGATGGAAGTATCCCTGTAGTTCACACCCGTCTTGAAGGCTTGCATCATCTTCAGTCCAGTGGTGTTCCGGGTGGTGTAGGTGATCAGGGAGAAACCTTCGCGAACGCAGGTGTGACCCATGGAGTAAAGAGCCTGCTGAATGACAAACTTCACTACTCCGCTCTCCGTGAAGCGCACCCCACGGCTATCGTGAGTCAGGCTGACCATGTAAGGGTCGGACACTGTCGTGATGCGGAAAGTCGGGCGGTAGCTGGTTTGGTAGTGCGCCAGCAGGGACATCTGGGCCATCATGGCAACAGCACCGGTATCATGAGACAACCAGAGGACACTCAGAGACGGGGTGGGAACATCAAAAACTTGAAGGTCTTTGCTCTGATTGCAGTGCTGGTTGGGACTCTTCAGCAGCAGAGTGAAGATGTGATTGGGTTCAACCTCCACGCCAATACTGACGCTCACCCCCTGGAAGTACTTCCCATCCGGTTGCTCGATGCGGACGCCGCTGAGGTCCTGACCTTCTTCTTCCTGGCTCCTGTTGAGTCTCATCCCGACCTGGAGGAAGTTCCTGCAGCTGTGCTTTATAGCAAAGTTATGATCCAGCCACACCAGACCGTGCTGGAGGAATGTCACTCTTCCACTCTCGTTGGACAGAAGTCTGCTGCTCTCTTTGCCTCGGATGTTGAGCTGCAGACCAGGAAAGATGTGGGTGCTAGACGTACCTGCAGGAGGTAGCGTCACCTTTGCCATCCAGATCTGGGAGAGTTGGTTCTCTGAAATCTGGCCGCAGACTGCGTCGCTAATGGCTGTGCAAGGGGCGACCAAAGGCTCCCCATCGCAATCTGAGCAGGCTTGGCACTCCTGGAGCTCCTGGTTGTAGAAGTATTCAGGACCACAAAGACCCGTCACTGCTTTTCTCTCTGAAACCCCCAAACACTTGAAACCACCTGCACAAAAGGAGACTTCAGATTAGCTCTGGCAAAACTATAAATATGTTGGAGaatatgaaatgaaacaaagacgTTACGAACTGACCAGGAGTATTGAGACACTTCACTCGCTCTCCGCAAATCTGTGGTAGTTCAAGACATTCGTCTCTGTCCTGCAATCCATACAATTATACTTTTAAAGTATTTCCTTGGACCAGTTTGTTCTTGTCAAGCAAATTTCATTTTTGGCATCTGCTTCAAGGATATTCAGTGGATTTAATGCATTATGCATAAAATTTAGTGAATAGACTGAAGGTACAATGCCTTGTAACGCTGTTACTCCTTGCCTTTTTCCTATCTTGTCTTGTTACAACTATAAGCTGCAATGTATCTTAAAAGGGTTTTATGATAGACTGTAAAGTTTTCAAGCCCATGGAATgataccaccaccatgtttcactagctgtgtttccattgacccaatttaacattttgaaaatgaattcacttaatggaaacacaccaatttaaaaaaaactctccttttttgacaaaaaacattagcaagaggaggttttttttggctgcgtcaaaattgatttaatttgcaaaactataatggaaagagttttttttgcatcacatgagtcacatgatcaacaactggatgttgccactggcagaaaccacaaaaaagaagacgacaggaagtagtcggAGGATGAcggcatgtttttaatgacttatcacatcAACagacttattcacgtgtgattttaattttgtttcttatttaatggaaatgtcacaattgcaaaattgtttttctgacattagcgaaaattgacaaagttttgcgctcATTTTTACTAGAAATGCACCTAGTGTAGTTTGTTCCAACAGGACAAAAATGTGGCTTGGATTGAAGTAGTTTTGCAGGCTAATATGAATCATACCTGGCACATTCTGTCTGCAGTTTGTGAGCACTGCGCGATGAGGAAGAAGCCCGGCGGACACATGGTGCATTTCTCACACTGCGGTGGATCCCTCTGAAAATCACAGAACTCCTCTGATCCGCAGGGCGATCGGCAGCCACGCAGAGGTTGCGGGAAATGAGTCTCTCCCACAACATCCATCACTTTGGAGTCAATGTCCATTTTATGCACAGCGTAGGATTTTTGCAGATGGCTGCGGGCCTGACTCTGCAGTCCCGCCAAGTGATTCTCGAAGTAGCTCTGCAGCTCCCCCTGCAGGCCCCGGAAGGAGGCCTGCTTGATCGTCTCCAGCAGCTGGCCGAACTGGTTTTTCACCGCATCCATCTGCTCGTACATgtgccgctgctgctgcaggacgtCCCGCTGCTGCGACagcagcgcctcctgctggtcGACGAGCTTCTGCTGCAGGTCACGGATTACGACCTGCTGGGCTCGGAGGGCTTCAACCAGCTTCTCCTGCCCCTTGGCCAGCTGGAGGTGCAGGATGAGGGCGTCTTCTGAAGGGACTTCATTCTCCCCTGAGGTCACATTTACAACAGGGCCAttagagatggaaaaaaaaaatagaggagtaaattttcaccaaaaaactcaggaattttgagattaatctcagatattttctacaaaacaagtgaaatttttgagtctgaaaaggtgaaaattttctaaaaaacacaatgtcagagtttgaaaagtcaaatatttgctgtaaaaaagctctgaaattttgaaatcacttagaaattttcaagaaaaaaatagaaaattcatgagcttgaaaagtctaaatttttcacaaaaaatatgtaaatttctgACTTTCAAGAGTCAAATATTTgctataaaaactgaaattttgagatgaatctcagcaattttctagaaaaaggacatttttggagtttgaaaactcaaaactttcctagaaaaaaatctgaaattttgagcctaacctcagaaatgttctaaagaaaagacatttctgagtttcagaagtccaagttgtttttttttcaattttggaaattttctgagtttgaaaagtcaaacatttctgacatttagagctcagaaatgttcatgttttttctagGTAATTTCAGCAACTAATatcaaaatttctgttttgtctcaTAATTTTAACAATGTATTGCATATGCAACGACATTGGGTCAGTAATCAAAGTGCACTGAAAGCTTCCTACATGATCAAATATCAAAATAGTCGACATTTTCCAGCTAATTGACTCTGAGGTATTTTTCCAGCTCCGCTATTGTTACTCTGTCATTATCCCTTTTCTTAATGGCCaacaaaaagttacttttataaTTTGATAACAGGACAAAGTGTGTTACTGAAAGTAAACCGTGGTATACCAAACATCATATAAAGATAAATATAGGATTAGGAATAAACTGGAGGAAGAGTCTGTTTATCCAGATGAAAGCAGATCTTTAAGAGTAATCTGTCTTGGTCTTATAAACTTTCAAGTTGTTATTCTTTGACGTCTGTACGGATAATAAATCACATCCAGTCGGGAGGATAGATGAACTGATAAACTCATGAACCTGAAGATAACAATTCACTGCAAATGTTGATGTCAGGTACTAAATATGATATATTACAATAATACAAGGATGGATGTTTGgattcgttttttttgtttgtttttcttggatTTTTGATCGTATAAATCTTTTACAATCTCTAGTTTTggtgaaaaacaacagatttggATCGATCAAAGCTTTTAAAACGCAAACATTTAAGACTACTTAGACCACGTTTGATTAAACTGGCCTTTGAACTGCCCAGGCCTGAACTGCAAACattatttagctttaaaattacaaatatgtgttgtaattatacattttaaaaacatttattaatgtttgtCTCTTTTGGTCAGTTGACGGCATCCACACCTCTTTAGGTATAGAAACTATTTTTAAGGTGATAAAAAcgctaaattttgagttttttaaatctaaataacc
This portion of the Xiphophorus hellerii strain 12219 chromosome 21, Xiphophorus_hellerii-4.1, whole genome shotgun sequence genome encodes:
- the nell3 gene encoding uncharacterized protein nell3, with the protein product MVLLFLAVLLSMDSVAPALGDFCRGSHCSGGGTEDPRPCTGAQCPGSRSSRLPRQFNPAPQWRTGHAAATPHHAHPSPQRAPLETDPHGGGGGCSDTGCARIRLQQPRNESRDCRGIECRLPLRIRPKVRGGSCVGEECSAAGEADMSSVYLSDRAAQFLGDYPEFGHAASELGGAPLGVQLTCDIKPGENEVPSEDALILHLQLAKGQEKLVEALRAQQVVIRDLQQKLVDQQEALLSQQRDVLQQQRHMYEQMDAVKNQFGQLLETIKQASFRGLQGELQSYFENHLAGLQSQARSHLQKSYAVHKMDIDSKVMDVVGETHFPQPLRGCRSPCGSEEFCDFQRDPPQCEKCTMCPPGFFLIAQCSQTADRMCQDRDECLELPQICGERVKCLNTPGGFKCLGVSERKAVTGLCGPEYFYNQELQECQACSDCDGEPLVAPCTAISDAVCGQISENQLSQIWMAKVTLPPAGTSSTHIFPGLQLNIRGKESSRLLSNESGRVTFLQHGLVWLDHNFAIKHSCRNFLQVGMRLNRSQEEEGQDLSGVRIEQPDGKYFQGVSVSIGVEVEPNHIFTLLLKSPNQHCNQSKDLQVFDVPTPSLSVLWLSHDTGAVAMMAQMSLLAHYQTSYRPTFRITTVSDPYMVSLTHDSRGVRFTESGVVKFVIQQALYSMGHTCVREGFSLITYTTRNTTGLKMMQAFKTGVNYRDTSIALSGAVTVESKDILTFEITSPSQCNIRYFGDSTGISILSLIWIPSAVSSALTATVSRTGLPSGAVRNKPLLFQQISPDTPQVHLARSGDSNARRNFVFHEQGTANIALNLKLIHSCNIVKLTLQRVGGQQAGPVAQQVSGSMPEGSEWTSIGLRASFQVQNGTAVYVTLDCIRGRVNQITQEGGTNISILWVAL